In Synechococcus sp. CB0101, a genomic segment contains:
- a CDS encoding DUF3122 domain-containing protein, with translation MGSGSPARWLLALVAGALLLLTPLQPAWAQVHAHPDENGQEVVRSLESLRDLDYQSWQAVAYRTGPPGGPVTLRIVGYPGRVRLDHPTSLIVHSGRGTWELADITTANPKLASDGRDAAAEFDLNPLLADLHQNRPLRLELPGVFVELPVPPFVVGEWRSLPSWREDQTNRIGA, from the coding sequence ATGGGATCCGGTTCACCCGCTCGCTGGTTGTTGGCCCTGGTGGCTGGGGCGCTCCTGCTGCTCACGCCCCTCCAGCCCGCGTGGGCCCAGGTGCACGCCCATCCGGATGAAAACGGCCAGGAGGTGGTGCGCAGCCTCGAAAGCCTGCGCGACCTCGACTACCAAAGCTGGCAGGCCGTGGCCTATCGCACCGGTCCTCCCGGCGGGCCAGTCACCCTGCGGATCGTGGGATACCCCGGCCGCGTGCGCCTGGATCACCCCACCTCCTTGATCGTGCACTCCGGCCGCGGAACCTGGGAGCTCGCTGATATCACCACAGCCAACCCCAAGCTGGCGAGCGATGGCCGCGATGCCGCGGCCGAATTCGATCTGAACCCGCTGCTGGCAGATCTCCACCAAAACCGACCGCTGCGCTTGGAGCTACCTGGAGTGTTTGTCGAGCTGCCGGTGCCACCGTTTGTGGTGGGTGAATGGCGCAGCCTGCCCAGTTGGCGCGAGGATCAGACCAACCGCATCGGCGCATGA
- a CDS encoding potassium channel family protein: MKWPSLRHRQNGYVSLLVTCLGVMACLVLPHGLRQLAAVGYLALPLVLLRTLGGRIDEGRWPTFRMHTYRMLAFVTWVTSLVWYLTTLSHRSTGLPLLMLWALLVIWSCERLVLMLAQERRINREVLFGALAGYLLIGLAAGLLFSALETVAPGSFASSRSMDAPVLRWQGTNANPSSPVWAVDFVELNYFAFVTLTTTGYGDIHPVTPQTQMLCVMVAITGTVYLAMVMGVLISRYTARDVEDELEN, encoded by the coding sequence GTGAAATGGCCGTCCTTGCGTCACCGTCAGAACGGCTATGTGAGTTTGCTGGTCACGTGCCTGGGGGTGATGGCCTGTTTGGTGCTCCCTCACGGGTTGCGTCAGTTGGCGGCCGTGGGCTACCTCGCTCTCCCTTTGGTCTTGCTGCGCACCCTGGGCGGGCGGATTGACGAAGGGCGTTGGCCCACGTTCCGGATGCACACCTACCGGATGTTGGCGTTCGTTACCTGGGTGACCTCGCTGGTTTGGTACCTCACGACGCTGTCGCATCGCAGCACGGGCTTGCCGTTGCTGATGCTCTGGGCTCTGCTGGTGATCTGGAGCTGTGAGCGACTGGTTCTCATGTTGGCCCAAGAGCGCCGCATCAACCGCGAGGTGCTGTTTGGTGCTCTGGCGGGTTATCTGCTGATTGGTTTGGCTGCAGGCTTGTTGTTCAGCGCCCTGGAAACCGTGGCTCCCGGCAGCTTTGCCTCCTCCCGCTCGATGGATGCACCGGTGTTGCGTTGGCAAGGCACCAACGCCAATCCCTCCAGTCCGGTGTGGGCTGTGGATTTCGTTGAGCTCAATTACTTCGCCTTCGTCACCCTCACCACCACCGGCTATGGCGATATTCATCCCGTGACGCCGCAGACCCAGATGCTCTGCGTGATGGTGGCGATCACTGGCACGGTGTATCTGGCGATGGTGATGGGCGTGCTGATCAGCCGCTACACCGCCCGCGATGTGGAAGACGAGCTCGAGAATTAA
- the lexA gene encoding transcriptional repressor LexA: protein MPAGSPEPLTPAQQELYDWLASFIGEHRHSPSIRQMMQAMGLRSPAPVQSRLRHLQQKGWITWQEGQARTLQLLGELTPGIPVLGAVAAGGLVETFDDVSERIDLAPVLETRGLFALTVNGDSMVDAHIADGDVVLMEPVPEPSRLRNGTIVSALVPGSGTTLKHFHREGSQVRLEAANPAYEPIVLDAEQVAVQGKLVAVWRQV, encoded by the coding sequence GTGCCCGCCGGATCCCCTGAACCGCTGACTCCCGCTCAACAGGAGCTCTACGACTGGCTCGCGAGCTTCATCGGTGAGCACCGCCATAGCCCTTCGATTCGGCAGATGATGCAGGCGATGGGCCTGCGCTCACCGGCACCGGTGCAGAGCCGCCTTCGCCACCTGCAGCAGAAAGGCTGGATCACCTGGCAGGAGGGGCAAGCGCGCACCCTTCAGCTTCTGGGAGAACTCACTCCCGGCATCCCCGTGCTCGGCGCGGTGGCGGCCGGCGGCCTGGTGGAAACCTTCGACGACGTGAGCGAACGGATCGACCTCGCTCCCGTGCTCGAAACGCGAGGCCTATTCGCCCTCACCGTGAACGGCGATTCCATGGTGGACGCCCACATCGCCGACGGCGACGTGGTGCTGATGGAGCCCGTTCCAGAACCAAGCCGCCTGCGCAACGGCACGATCGTGAGCGCCCTGGTGCCCGGCAGCGGAACCACGCTCAAGCACTTTCACCGCGAGGGAAGCCAGGTGCGCCTGGAAGCCGCCAACCCCGCCTACGAGCCGATTGTGCTCGACGCTGAGCAGGTGGCCGTGCAGGGAAAACTCGTAGCCGTCTGGCGCCAGGTGTAG
- a CDS encoding family 10 glycosylhydrolase: MLCAWLAPWNPPAFGQEELRGVWLTANDMPVLRDRERMQATVNQLADLHFNRLYVVVWNGGMAYYPSQLSESRGFQSFTYRGLQGQDVIGELISAGRNRGLTVLPWFEFGFMAPPDSEVAKQHRSWLTQRRDGSLTSISAAGEVVWLNPFRPEVQQLITDLVLEVVNQYGAEGIQFDDHMSLPRDFGYDAYTVELYRKETGKAPPANADDPAWVQWRAQRLTSFMQRLSQAIRAARPGAIVSISPNYYDFAYKLQLQDWRRWVQTGFADELLIQIYRPDLASYLPQLSKPEVLEARDRIPTAIAVLSGQRNRPTPLPLIQEKVDANRQQGLGTGFFYLESLWSLGPEQPSERIRGLQQLLPPQNTPMPALQPAARPALPPLPPPPLEPITP; the protein is encoded by the coding sequence GTGCTGTGTGCCTGGCTGGCGCCATGGAACCCGCCAGCGTTCGGACAAGAAGAACTGCGCGGTGTCTGGCTGACAGCCAATGACATGCCTGTGCTCCGCGATCGAGAGCGCATGCAGGCCACGGTGAATCAGTTGGCCGATTTGCACTTCAACCGGCTCTACGTGGTGGTGTGGAACGGCGGCATGGCCTACTACCCCAGCCAACTGAGTGAGAGCCGCGGCTTTCAGAGCTTCACCTACCGCGGCCTCCAGGGCCAGGATGTGATCGGTGAACTCATCAGTGCAGGTCGTAACCGTGGGCTCACGGTTCTGCCCTGGTTTGAATTCGGCTTCATGGCGCCTCCTGATTCAGAGGTGGCCAAACAACACCGAAGCTGGCTCACCCAGAGACGCGATGGCAGCCTCACTTCGATCAGCGCCGCTGGCGAGGTGGTGTGGCTGAACCCCTTCCGGCCTGAAGTGCAGCAACTGATCACCGATCTCGTACTCGAGGTGGTGAACCAATACGGGGCTGAGGGCATCCAATTCGATGACCACATGAGCCTGCCGCGTGACTTCGGATATGACGCCTACACCGTGGAGCTGTACCGAAAGGAAACAGGAAAGGCACCACCAGCCAATGCGGATGATCCCGCTTGGGTGCAGTGGCGGGCTCAACGCCTCACCAGCTTCATGCAACGCCTCAGCCAGGCAATCCGAGCAGCCAGGCCCGGCGCGATCGTCTCCATCTCACCGAACTACTACGACTTTGCCTACAAGCTCCAACTGCAGGATTGGCGCCGTTGGGTGCAAACCGGCTTCGCTGATGAACTGCTCATTCAGATCTACCGACCCGATCTAGCCAGTTATCTGCCCCAACTGAGCAAGCCAGAGGTGCTGGAAGCCCGCGATCGAATCCCTACGGCCATTGCGGTGCTGAGTGGCCAACGCAACCGCCCCACCCCACTGCCTCTGATCCAAGAGAAGGTGGATGCCAACCGTCAGCAAGGACTCGGCACCGGCTTCTTCTACCTGGAGAGCCTCTGGAGCCTTGGCCCCGAACAACCAAGCGAACGCATCCGAGGGCTTCAGCAACTGCTTCCGCCACAAAACACACCGATGCCCGCCCTACAACCAGCGGCCCGCCCAGCCTTGCCACCGCTGCCACCGCCACCGCTCGAACCCATCACCCCATGA
- a CDS encoding SOS response-associated peptidase yields the protein MCGRYSLTARLDQLLPRLQGQLPLGLQDYYAPRPLIAPGEPVLALRQEHGQLQPALMLWGLLPEWSKDPLAGPRPFNARAETVAEKASFRGAWRHRRCLLPADAFFEKGHRIQRRDGDLFWLAGIWDRWIGPDGSEVESCCVLTTAPNALVAPLHNRMPVILPNGLEQAWLEARDGPGLRVLEPLLGGWDPSGWVAEPPRRADREEGPQQLPLFF from the coding sequence GTGTGTGGTCGTTATTCCCTCACCGCTCGCCTGGATCAGCTGCTGCCGCGTTTGCAGGGTCAGCTGCCGCTTGGGCTGCAGGACTACTACGCCCCGAGGCCGCTGATCGCCCCTGGCGAGCCGGTGTTGGCGCTGCGGCAGGAACATGGGCAGCTGCAGCCCGCCCTGATGCTGTGGGGGTTGCTGCCGGAGTGGAGCAAGGACCCCCTGGCGGGCCCTCGCCCCTTCAACGCCAGGGCCGAAACGGTGGCGGAGAAGGCCAGCTTCCGCGGCGCCTGGCGCCATCGACGCTGTCTGCTGCCGGCCGATGCCTTTTTCGAGAAGGGCCATCGCATCCAGCGCCGCGATGGCGATCTCTTCTGGCTGGCCGGAATCTGGGATCGCTGGATCGGCCCTGATGGCAGCGAAGTGGAGAGCTGTTGTGTGCTCACCACTGCTCCCAATGCGTTGGTGGCACCGCTGCACAACCGGATGCCGGTGATTCTTCCCAACGGCTTGGAGCAGGCCTGGTTGGAGGCCAGAGATGGTCCGGGCCTGCGGGTGCTCGAGCCTTTGCTGGGTGGTTGGGATCCGTCTGGCTGGGTGGCGGAGCCGCCGCGGCGCGCTGATCGGGAAGAGGGGCCGCAGCAGTTGCCGCTCTTCTTTTGA
- the ftsH gene encoding ATP-dependent zinc metalloprotease FtsH produces MPIRKDDTPPNRRFGIVNLVLIGFGVLLLVSSFLPNQGMQQVPRVPYSLFVSQVDDGNVRRAYITQEQIRYELKEAPEDGAPSVLATTPIFDMDLPKRLEEHGVEFAAAPPQKPSFITTALSWIVPPLIFILVLQFFARRSMGGAQGALSFTKSKAKVYVPDEESRVTFADVAGVDEAKQELTEIVDFLKTPERYTAIGARIPKGVLLVGPPGTGKTLLSKAVAGEAGVPFFIISGSEFVELFVGAGAARVRDLFEEAKKKAPCIIFIDELDAIGKSRAGSMGVVGGNDEREQTLNQLLTEMDGFAAKDKPVIVLAATNQPETLDAALLRPGRFDRQVLVDRPDLSGRKTILDIYARKVKLAPGVDLDKLAQATSGFSGADLANLVNEAALLAARAKRTSVEQGDLNEAIERVVAGLEKKSRVLQPDEKKVVAYHEVGHAIVGHLMPGGSKVAKISIVPRGMAALGYTLQLPTEERFLNSKEDLEGQIATLLGGRSAEEIVFGAVTTGAANDLQRATDIAEQMVGTYGMSDVLGPLAYDKQGGSRFLGGGNNPRRVVSDATAQAIDKEVRTLVDRAHDRALSILHHNRDLLESISQQILEKEVIEGDDLKNLLASSVMPEEAVAIA; encoded by the coding sequence ATGCCTATCCGCAAGGACGACACGCCCCCGAATCGGCGGTTCGGCATCGTCAACCTGGTGCTGATCGGATTCGGAGTGCTGCTGCTGGTGAGCAGCTTCCTGCCCAACCAGGGCATGCAACAGGTGCCTCGAGTTCCCTACTCACTGTTTGTGAGTCAGGTGGATGACGGCAATGTTCGCCGCGCCTACATCACCCAAGAGCAGATCCGCTACGAGCTGAAGGAGGCGCCAGAAGATGGAGCCCCCTCGGTGCTGGCCACGACGCCGATCTTCGACATGGATCTGCCGAAGCGGCTCGAGGAGCATGGCGTGGAATTTGCCGCGGCACCGCCCCAGAAGCCCAGCTTCATCACGACGGCCCTGAGCTGGATCGTGCCGCCGCTGATCTTCATCCTGGTGCTTCAGTTCTTCGCTCGCCGCTCGATGGGCGGCGCCCAGGGTGCACTGAGCTTCACCAAGAGCAAAGCCAAGGTGTATGTGCCCGATGAGGAATCTCGGGTCACCTTCGCTGATGTGGCGGGTGTGGATGAGGCCAAGCAAGAGCTCACTGAGATCGTTGACTTCCTCAAAACACCCGAGCGCTACACTGCGATCGGCGCCCGCATTCCCAAGGGTGTTCTGCTCGTCGGTCCTCCTGGAACGGGTAAAACCCTCCTGTCCAAAGCCGTGGCTGGTGAAGCTGGCGTTCCCTTCTTCATCATCAGCGGCTCTGAATTTGTGGAACTGTTCGTAGGCGCCGGTGCTGCCCGCGTACGCGATCTGTTTGAAGAGGCCAAAAAGAAAGCGCCTTGCATCATCTTCATCGACGAACTTGATGCCATCGGCAAGAGCCGTGCCGGCTCGATGGGCGTGGTCGGTGGCAACGACGAACGGGAGCAGACCCTCAACCAGCTGCTCACCGAAATGGACGGCTTTGCCGCCAAAGACAAGCCGGTGATTGTGCTGGCCGCCACCAACCAACCCGAAACCCTCGACGCCGCCCTGCTGCGCCCGGGTCGTTTCGACCGCCAGGTGTTGGTGGATCGCCCTGACCTCTCAGGCCGCAAAACGATCCTCGACATCTATGCCCGCAAGGTGAAGCTCGCCCCAGGAGTTGATCTCGACAAGCTGGCTCAGGCCACCAGCGGTTTTTCCGGCGCCGACCTGGCCAACCTGGTGAATGAGGCCGCACTGCTGGCCGCCCGCGCCAAGCGCACCTCGGTGGAGCAGGGCGATCTCAACGAAGCGATCGAACGAGTGGTGGCTGGCCTTGAGAAGAAGAGCCGCGTGCTCCAGCCGGATGAGAAGAAGGTGGTGGCCTATCACGAGGTGGGCCACGCGATCGTGGGTCACCTGATGCCAGGCGGCAGCAAGGTGGCCAAGATCTCGATCGTGCCCCGCGGCATGGCGGCCCTGGGATACACCCTTCAGCTCCCCACCGAAGAGCGCTTCCTCAATTCCAAGGAAGACCTGGAAGGCCAGATCGCCACCCTGCTGGGCGGCCGCAGCGCAGAAGAAATCGTGTTCGGCGCCGTCACCACCGGCGCCGCTAACGACCTGCAGCGCGCCACCGACATTGCCGAGCAGATGGTGGGCACCTATGGCATGAGCGACGTGCTCGGCCCCCTCGCCTACGACAAGCAGGGCGGCAGCCGCTTCCTCGGCGGCGGCAACAACCCCCGCCGCGTGGTGAGCGATGCCACCGCCCAGGCGATCGACAAGGAGGTGCGCACCCTGGTGGATCGCGCCCACGACCGGGCCCTCTCGATCCTTCACCACAACCGCGATCTGCTCGAGAGCATCTCCCAGCAGATCCTCGAGAAGGAAGTGATCGAAGGCGACGACCTCAAGAACCTCCTCGCCAGCAGCGTGATGCCCGAGGAGGCCGTGGCGATTGCCTGA
- the ribD gene encoding bifunctional diaminohydroxyphosphoribosylaminopyrimidine deaminase/5-amino-6-(5-phosphoribosylamino)uracil reductase RibD — protein sequence MSSPWRPWMQRALQLAALGNGRTSPNPLVGCVVLDRAGQLVGEGFHQRAGTPHAEVHALRQAGERARGGTAVVTLEPCCHHGRTPPCSEALLAAGVARVVVAMRDPDPRVAGKGLAQLRDAGVDVLEGVCEAEARILNRGFLHRVEQGRPLGLLKWAMSLDGRTALPNGSSQWISGPPARAWVHHLRAQCDAVIVGGGTVRADNPLLTSRGQRTPEPLRVVISRSLDLPKQAQLWNQSEAATLVVHSSSAPAEQLDRLDGLGVERLVLERCEPLELLEALGQRGCNQVLWECGPELAAAALRQGCVQQVAAVLAPKLLGGTAARTPLGDLGLVDVNQAVAWSRSRLQQLGNDCLLELSP from the coding sequence ATGAGCAGCCCCTGGCGGCCCTGGATGCAGCGGGCGCTGCAGCTCGCCGCCCTTGGCAACGGCCGCACCAGCCCCAATCCCCTCGTGGGCTGCGTGGTGCTGGATCGCGCCGGCCAGCTGGTGGGCGAGGGCTTCCATCAACGGGCCGGCACACCCCATGCGGAAGTGCACGCCCTGCGCCAGGCGGGGGAGCGGGCTAGGGGCGGCACGGCGGTGGTCACGCTTGAACCGTGCTGCCACCACGGCCGCACCCCACCCTGCAGCGAAGCCTTGCTGGCGGCGGGCGTGGCACGGGTTGTGGTGGCGATGCGCGACCCCGATCCACGCGTGGCCGGCAAAGGCCTCGCCCAGCTGCGAGACGCCGGCGTGGACGTGCTGGAGGGCGTGTGTGAAGCCGAAGCCCGAATCCTCAACCGGGGCTTTCTGCACCGGGTGGAGCAGGGGCGGCCCCTGGGCCTGCTCAAGTGGGCGATGAGCCTCGATGGCCGCACGGCCCTGCCCAATGGCTCCAGCCAATGGATCTCCGGCCCACCGGCCCGGGCTTGGGTGCACCACTTGCGAGCCCAGTGCGATGCCGTGATCGTGGGTGGCGGCACCGTGCGGGCTGACAACCCCCTGCTCACCTCCCGCGGCCAACGAACACCCGAACCGTTGCGCGTGGTGATCAGCCGCAGCCTGGATCTCCCCAAGCAGGCCCAGCTCTGGAATCAAAGCGAGGCAGCCACGCTGGTGGTGCACAGCTCCAGCGCACCGGCTGAACAACTTGATCGCCTCGATGGCCTGGGGGTGGAGCGATTGGTGCTCGAGCGCTGCGAACCGCTGGAACTCCTGGAAGCCCTGGGGCAACGGGGCTGCAATCAAGTGCTGTGGGAATGCGGCCCAGAGCTGGCCGCCGCCGCGCTCCGCCAGGGCTGCGTGCAGCAGGTGGCGGCTGTCCTGGCGCCCAAGCTGCTGGGCGGCACTGCTGCCCGCACCCCCCTGGGGGATCTGGGCCTGGTCGACGTCAACCAGGCAGTGGCATGGAGCAGGTCACGGCTACAGCAACTCGGCAACGACTGCCTGCTGGAGCTCAGCCCTTAA
- a CDS encoding type II toxin-antitoxin system Phd/YefM family antitoxin, giving the protein MGSISASEARRRLFALIDEVRESHQPVEIHGKRGSAVLLAEQDWRAIQETLYLCAIPGMRESILEGLATPVEELSEDAGW; this is encoded by the coding sequence ATGGGCTCGATCAGTGCCAGCGAAGCCCGTCGGCGCTTATTTGCGTTGATCGACGAGGTGCGCGAATCGCACCAGCCCGTTGAGATTCACGGCAAGCGCGGCAGCGCCGTCTTGCTCGCCGAGCAGGACTGGCGCGCGATTCAAGAGACCCTGTATCTGTGCGCGATTCCCGGCATGCGGGAGTCGATCCTCGAGGGTCTTGCTACCCCTGTGGAGGAACTGAGCGAGGACGCCGGCTGGTGA
- a CDS encoding integrase produces the protein MAARQQWFETLRVSIAQEHGKGWIVREKGATSRKPIGRCQLIRIWEDRTRSSVMLPMEWKATNATAILTTVGQVRNLMEERHLSLQDALRLNTELLSGNQEQAGEEFAGWPEVAARFLKAQEGRRSSTLRDITTRVERTLEALRSRPCPRDGGTLMRRYAEKFFEGCPAGGTGRKRNLLDVARFLAYAVDECGAPTRFYPPSKTKINELIGSAETTAAEKLTPPIKPEDLAALLDQLDADSEHELRLAVGLVGLYGLRPAELAVLTVKEGKAYVGHVKRNSTSMGAKAKPPRLVKAIDIAGRDGEGERLIQLYASGRVKLPKSLRNQIAKVEEKGRFQDVGADFAQKLERYAPWRALVARCPGLTPYSLRHGYAWRAHCCSTNAMHPRITAALMGHNVATHLKHYGSWTDEASLEAAVERYNAGVHPVGA, from the coding sequence ATGGCAGCCCGTCAGCAGTGGTTTGAAACCCTCCGCGTGAGCATCGCCCAAGAGCACGGCAAGGGCTGGATCGTGCGGGAGAAAGGGGCCACCAGCCGCAAACCGATCGGGCGCTGCCAACTGATACGCATTTGGGAGGACCGGACCCGCAGCAGCGTGATGCTGCCCATGGAGTGGAAGGCCACCAACGCCACCGCGATCCTCACCACCGTGGGCCAGGTCCGCAACCTGATGGAGGAGCGCCACCTCAGCCTGCAGGACGCGCTCAGGCTCAACACCGAACTGCTTAGTGGCAACCAAGAGCAAGCAGGCGAGGAATTTGCCGGCTGGCCTGAGGTAGCAGCCCGGTTCCTCAAGGCGCAGGAGGGTCGGCGCAGCAGCACCCTGCGTGACATCACCACCAGGGTGGAGCGCACGCTGGAGGCGCTACGCAGCAGGCCATGCCCACGCGATGGCGGCACCTTGATGCGGCGCTATGCAGAGAAGTTCTTCGAGGGCTGCCCAGCAGGTGGCACGGGCCGCAAACGCAACCTGCTGGACGTGGCCCGGTTCCTCGCCTATGCGGTGGATGAGTGCGGTGCACCCACGCGGTTCTACCCACCAAGCAAAACCAAGATCAATGAGCTGATCGGCTCAGCGGAAACCACCGCAGCCGAAAAGCTCACCCCACCGATCAAGCCAGAGGATCTGGCAGCCCTGCTGGATCAGCTAGATGCCGATAGTGAGCACGAGCTGCGGCTGGCGGTAGGGCTGGTGGGTCTCTATGGCCTGCGGCCTGCTGAGCTGGCGGTGCTCACCGTGAAGGAGGGCAAAGCGTATGTGGGCCACGTCAAGCGCAACAGCACCTCCATGGGCGCCAAGGCCAAGCCACCCCGGCTGGTGAAGGCAATCGACATCGCAGGCCGTGATGGCGAAGGAGAACGCCTCATTCAGCTCTATGCCAGCGGACGGGTGAAGCTGCCCAAATCGCTGCGCAATCAGATCGCCAAGGTGGAGGAGAAAGGCCGCTTCCAAGATGTAGGCGCCGACTTCGCCCAAAAGCTGGAGCGCTATGCCCCATGGCGGGCGCTGGTGGCCCGCTGCCCAGGGCTCACCCCCTACTCATTGCGGCATGGGTATGCGTGGAGGGCCCATTGCTGCAGCACCAATGCCATGCACCCACGCATTACAGCGGCCCTGATGGGGCACAACGTTGCCACCCACCTCAAGCACTACGGCAGCTGGACTGATGAGGCTTCGCTGGAAGCTGCAGTGGAGCGATACAACGCTGGGGTGCACCCAGTTGGGGCATGA
- the argF gene encoding ornithine carbamoyltransferase codes for MAANSGYPALAELKGRDFLSSTDASAEQTAALLQLAADLKAGRTQIDLSGRSLGLIFSKASTRTRVSFTVAMARLGGQTIDLNPQVSQVGRGEPVADTARVLSRYVDALAIRTFAQEELAEYAHWASIPVINALTDLEHPCQALADFLTLQEAFGDLQGLTLSYVGDGNNVAHSLMLCGALLGVNVRVGCPKGYEPDAAVLEQAQQLAGDRCAIEVLHEPVAAVRHAHALYTDVWASMGQEEEKTEREQAFAGWCLNEDLVAEADPRAIVLHCLPAYRGLEISAGAMEGSNSRIFDQAENRLHAQQALLAALLGGT; via the coding sequence ATGGCTGCCAACAGCGGCTACCCCGCCTTAGCGGAGCTGAAAGGGCGCGACTTTCTCTCCTCCACCGACGCCAGCGCCGAGCAGACGGCCGCACTGCTGCAGCTCGCCGCTGACCTCAAAGCCGGCCGCACCCAGATCGACCTCTCGGGCCGCAGCCTGGGCCTGATCTTCAGCAAGGCATCCACCCGCACCCGGGTGAGCTTCACGGTGGCGATGGCCCGCCTGGGCGGACAAACCATTGATCTCAACCCCCAGGTGAGTCAGGTGGGGCGGGGTGAACCCGTGGCTGACACCGCAAGGGTGCTGAGCCGTTACGTGGATGCCCTCGCGATTCGCACCTTCGCCCAGGAGGAGCTGGCGGAGTACGCCCATTGGGCCTCCATTCCGGTGATCAATGCCCTCACCGATCTGGAGCATCCCTGTCAGGCACTGGCCGATTTCCTCACCCTGCAGGAAGCCTTCGGCGACCTGCAGGGGCTGACCCTCTCGTATGTGGGCGATGGCAACAACGTTGCCCACTCCCTGATGCTCTGTGGCGCCCTGCTGGGTGTGAACGTTCGGGTCGGCTGCCCCAAGGGCTACGAGCCCGACGCAGCGGTGTTGGAGCAGGCGCAGCAGCTGGCTGGCGACCGCTGCGCCATCGAGGTGCTGCATGAGCCCGTGGCAGCGGTGCGGCACGCCCACGCGCTCTACACCGATGTGTGGGCATCGATGGGGCAAGAAGAGGAGAAAACAGAACGCGAGCAGGCCTTCGCCGGCTGGTGCCTCAACGAAGACCTGGTGGCTGAAGCCGACCCGCGCGCGATCGTGCTGCACTGCCTGCCCGCTTACCGGGGCCTGGAGATCAGCGCCGGTGCCATGGAAGGCAGCAACAGCCGCATCTTCGACCAAGCCGAAAACCGCCTGCATGCCCAGCAGGCTCTGCTGGCAGCACTGCTGGGCGGCACCTGA
- a CDS encoding Txe/YoeB family addiction module toxin encodes MSWRVLFTRQAQKDARKLASSSPALKNKAQQLLELLAVDPFQQPPPFEALVGDLQGAYSRRINIQHRLVYAVDREAAVVKVLRLWSHYD; translated from the coding sequence GTGAGCTGGCGCGTTCTGTTCACCCGCCAGGCGCAGAAAGACGCGCGCAAGCTCGCTAGCTCCTCACCCGCTCTGAAGAACAAAGCCCAGCAATTGTTGGAGCTCCTGGCCGTCGATCCGTTCCAGCAACCACCACCATTCGAGGCCCTAGTGGGCGACTTGCAGGGCGCTTACTCCCGGCGCATCAACATTCAGCACCGGCTGGTCTACGCAGTCGATCGTGAGGCCGCTGTGGTGAAGGTGCTCAGGCTCTGGAGCCACTACGACTGA